A stretch of DNA from Alicyclobacillus acidocaldarius subsp. acidocaldarius Tc-4-1:
GCGTTCCGCCCGCGAAGGCGCCATCGTCCGGGCGCCGGGCGAGATCTCCCCTGCGGCGCTGGCACCCCGATGTGAAGGCCGCCGCGCTTTTGTGCGTCGCAGCGGTCGCGCTTTGTGCGCGCACGTTTGCCGAGGAGGGGTGGATCTGGGCGCTCGTCGGCGCGCTGGCCTTCGCTTTCGGCTGGCTGTCGCCGTGGAAGCTCGTCAAGCGCCTGTCGCCGCTTTTGCTGATTTATGCGGTGTACTTGTGGGCCTTTGCGGCCAATGCAGCGGCGCCGCCGGGTACGCGCGTGGTGCACTGGCTCTGGTTTGACCTGAGTGGGTACGGCTTCAGGCAGGGGCTGCTCGTCGTGCTGCGGACCTTCGCGACGGTGGTCCTCGCGTACGTGCTCGTCGCCACGACGGACGGCACCGATTTCATGGTCGGCCTGTCGCAGTCGTTCCACCTGCCGCCCAAACTGTCGTATGGCGCCATGGCCGGCACAGGCTTTCTCGGCCGCTTCAAGCACGATCTCGACGTCTTCCGCATGGCGCGCCGCGTGCGCGGGCGGGAGGGCTGGTGGCTTCTTCGCCCGGTCCGATACGCTCTTCCACTTCTCGCGCAATCCATCCGGGTGAGCGAGCGGCTCGCCATCGCCATGGAGGCGCGGGGATTCTTCGGGCCGCCCGCCGAGCGATGGGACGCGAGGACGTACTGGCGCCACATTCGGCTTCGGGCGGTGGACGTCATCGCGGCAGGGGCTGTGGTGGCCGCCGCGGTCGCGTGCCTGTGGGCGCATTGAGGCCCGGATATCGCCGGGCCTCGGCCATGATGAACTTGTCCGGACGACTTGGCGAACGGTGGCCGCGAGGCCACACTTCCCACGGACAAGAGCGGAATTTGTGGTATCATAGGAACGTCGGCTGAAAACATGGAGTGGGAGTGGGACATGATGCCCTTCACAGAGGTCGATCAACTGGCAGTCAACACGATTCGCACGCTGTCGATTGACGCGGTCGAGCGGGCGAACTCCGGCCATCCGGGCCTGCCGATGGGCGCAGCGCCGATGGCCTACGTGCTTTGGACAAGGTTCCTGAAGCACAATCCTGCGAATCCGAAGTGGGTGGACCGGGATCGGTTTGTGCTGTCCGCGGGCCACGGGTCGATGTTGCTCTACTCACTGCTGCACCTGTCCGGCTACGACGTCACGCTGGAGGATCTCAAACAGTTCCGCCAGTGGGGCTCCAAGACGCCGGGTCATCCGGAGTACGGGCACACGCCGGGCGTCGAGGCGACCACAGGTCCCTTGGGGCAGGGCATCGCGATGGCGGTCGGCATGGCGATGGCGGAGCGGTTCCTGGCGGCGAAGTTCAACCGCGACGGGCACAACGTGATCGATCACTATACATATGTCCTGTGCGGCGACGGGGACTTGATGGAAGGGATCAGCGCGGAGGCCAGTTCGCTGGCGGGGCACCTGAAGCTGAACCGCCTCATCGTGCTCTACGACTCCAACAGCATCTCCCTCGACGGCCCCACCGATTGGGCGTTCACCGAGGACGTGAAGAAGCGGTACGAAGCGTACGGGTGGAACGTGCTGCGCGTCGAGGACGGCAACAACCTCGAGGAGATTGAGGCGGCCATCGCCAAGGCGAGGTCGTTTACGAATGCGCCGACGCTGATTGAAGTGCGGACCATCATCGGGTACGGCGCGCCGAAGAAGCAGGGGACGGCCAGCGCGCACGGCAGCCCGCTCGGCAAGGAAGAGGCGCAGGCCGCCAAGGCCGCGTACGGCTGGCACTACGAAGAGGAGTTCTACGTGCCGGACGAGGTGCGCAAGCTGTTCGCCGAGGTGAAGGAGAAGGGCGCGAAGGCGGAGGCGGCGTGGAACGAGGCCTTCCAGGCGTACGCCAAGGCGCATGCCGATCTCGCCCGGACCTTCGAGCAGGCGTTCGCGGGCAAGGTCGATGTCGACTTCGACAAGGTGCTGCCGGAGTTCAACGAGGCCATCGCCACGCGCGAGGCGTTCGGCAAGGTCGTCAACGCCATTGCCCCGCACATTCCGACGCTGCTCGGCGGATCGGCTGACTTGTCGAAGTCGAACAACACGATGATCAAGGACGAAGATCACTTCAAGGCGCCGGATTACGCGGGCAAGAACGTGTTTTACGGCGTCCGCGAGCACGCGATGGGTGCGATGATGAACGGCATCTGCCTGCACGGCGGCGTGTTCCCCTACGCGGGCACGTTCCTCGTGTTCGTCGACTATCTGCGCCCGGCGGTTCGCCTCGCGGCCCTCATGCAGCAGCCGTCACTCTTCGTCCTCACGCACGACTCCATCGCCGTCGGCGAGGACGGACCGACGCACGAGCCCATCGAACAGCTGCCGTCGCTTCGCGCCATCCCCGGGCTGCGCGTGTTCCGCCCCGCGGACGGCACTGAGACGGCGCTCGCGGTGAAATACGCGCTGACGCACCGCGACAAGCCCGTGGCGCTCGCGCTCACCCGCCAGAAGGTGCCGACACTCGTGGAAGTGAAGGCGCACAAGGGCGACTTCGATCGCGGCGGGTACATCGTCTTCCAGCACGAGGATGGCTCCGATCTCGCGCTTTTGGCTTCCGGGTCCGAGGTCCAGCTCGTGCTCGAGGCGGGCAAGCGGCTCGCGCAGGAGGGCGTGAAGGTGCGGGTCCTCTCGTTCCCGTCCATCGACGTGTTCCTGGAGCAAGACGCATCCTATCGCGAGTCGGTGCTGCCAAGCGCGCTGCGCAAGCGCCTCGCGGTGGAGATGGCGCACCCGATGAGCTGGTACCAGTTCGTCGGCCTCGATGGCAAGGTGCTCGGCATCGACCGATTCGGCGCCTCGGCACCCGGCGATGTCGTCGTGCGCGAGTACGGCTTCACGGTCGATCACGTCTACGAACTGGCCAAAGAGCTCATTGGGCGTTGAAAGACCGGGATTGTTGAAACGGGTCATCCGACCGGACGCTTTGGTCCGGTGGATGGCCTTTTATTTTGGGTAGAGAGATTATAAACCTCGAAGTTCTTTGCCCATTTTCTGAATGACATCATTCGCAATCACCCAACATCGAAGTGCAGAGCGGTCCCGGAAGCCACAAAGAAAAGCAAGACCGCTTGCTCCAAACGCCAACACCGAAAAACACACCAGAACCAGCAGCCAAAGAAACCATCGAAGGGATGGAAAAGGGTTGTCATTCATCGAACGCAAGCAAAAATTCGATGCAAAAACAGGATGTATGCTCATATACTGACTCGAAGAAAGACAAAGAAATCCCTTAACGTCGGCAACCTCATTCTGCCGAGATGGATAAAGTCCCGCGCGAAAGGAACTGAAAAGGCGTTTGCCAATACGGGCATCAACACGACAAACATTGGGGCAATGACTCCGTACGTTGAATTCGTAATGGGTCCGTAATTGACGAAGGAACTCACCAATTCTTCGGCAACGGTCCATAAAGCCGCGACGACCATGGGAACCAGATACCTGTACAACACAGTCATCATGGACACTTCCAGTTCTTCATTCTGCATGCTTTGTACATACCACACCAATGAATTTCCTGTACATCGATCAAGTGATACTTGTGCGTGTCAGCTTGCATGCACGCAGACGAGAGAACGAAGAAGGACTTCACCCAGCCTCCCGGATGGATACATGTACACAGGGACGGCTGGGGAAGTCCACGAGCGGTTCCATCAAGCTCGCTTTCCCCCATAGTGCTGCGTCACAATGGCAATAAACGCCTTCGTCAGTTCCTCGTGCTCAATGGCATCCGGATACGCCAGGAAGGTAGGCCGGCAGAAGTGCGGATCCGACAAGGGGATGGCCACCACACCCCTTGGCTTCGGCGTCGTGCAGCGTGCGCCGGGGCAGGAGCGAGATGCCGAGCCCCTGCGCTACCATCGCTTTGATCCCGTCGATGGAATCGAGCTCCATGCGCACGTCTGGATACACGTTGTACTTGGCGAGGAGCATCGCGATGCGCCGCCGGAACGGCGCCGTGGTGTCCGCAAACGCGATAAAGGGTTCCTCTGCGAGCGCGCCGATGGACGGGAGGTCGTGCACAAACCGATGGCCGCGCGGAACGACGAGATCGATGGCGTCCGGCGGATATTCGATGAGCCGCACGCGCGGGTGGTGGATGGGCTCACCGAGAAAGCAGAAGTCCACCTGGTTTCCGATGAGCGCCTCGACCATGTCCTCGTACATGCCCATTCGGACCTGCAGGCGCACTTCGGCCACCTGCAGAATCTGATGGAGGCACTTCGGCACGTCGGTGGAGACGAAGGCGCGTCCACTCATGACGCGGAGCGTCCGCACCGCGCGCTTGGAAGGCTCGAGCATTCGGCGCTCGAGGTCCACCATGCGCTCCGCGAGCGGGTAAATGCGTTTGCCCTCCTCCGTCAGCTGGACGCCGCCCGGCGTGCGGGTAAAGAGCTGGCAACCGAGATCGCGCTCCAGCCGCTGCAGGCGGTTTGTCACGGTGGATTGGGACATGTAGAGTTGATCCGCGGTGCGCGAGATGGATCGGTTGCGCGCCACTGCGAGAAACAGCTCCAGATCTTTCGTTTCCAAGCGCTCCACTCCTCACTCGTCCACCGGTTCGCGCGACGCGATGATACCCCCGCCGAGGCACACCTCGCCGTCGTAGAACACCACCGACTGGCCCGGCGTGATAGCTCGCTGGGGCTCATCGAAGATGACGCGGCACGTGTCTTCGCCCGTCATCTCGACCTCGACCGGCTGATCGTCCTGGCGGTAGCGGAACTTCGCCGTGCAGCGGAATCGCTTTGCGGGCGGCCGTTCTGCGATGAAGCTCACCGTGTCCGCGGTGAGCGCCTGGCTGTACAGGCGGGGGTGATCGTGGCCCTGCGCCACCACGAGGACGTTTCGCGCGAGGTCCTTGTCCACCACGAACCACGGGGCCGGATCGCGACCGGGAAGGCCGCCGAGGCGCAGGCCCTTCCGCTGGCCGATGGTGTAGTACATGAGCCCGTCGTGCTCGCCGAGCACCCGCCCGTCCACGTCTTCGATGAGGCCCGGCTGGGCCGGCAGGTACTGTTGCAGGAAGGCGCGAAAGTTGCGCTCTCCGATGAAGCAGATGCCGGTCGAATCCTTCTTCTGCGCCACGTGCAGGCCGTGATCGCGTGCAATCTGGCGCACCTCGGGCTTGGTCAGATGGCCGATGGGAAACATGGCCCGCCGCAGCGGGGCCTGCGTGAGCATGTGCAGAAAGTAGGTCTGATCCTTGTTCTTATCTCGCCCCCGCAACAGCGCCACCGAGCCATCCTCTTCCCTGCGCACCTGGGCATAGTGCCCCGTGGCGAGGTAGTCGGCGCCGAGATCGAGGGCGCAGGCGAGCAGTTCCTTGAACTTGATCTCGCGGTTGCAGAGCACGTCCGGGTTCGGCGTGCGTCCGCGCTTGAACTCCTCCAGGAAGTGCTGGAACACGCGCTTCTCGTACTCGCGCTCAAAGTTGACGCCGTAATAGGGGATCCCAATCTGTTCGCACACCCGGCGCACGTCCTCGAAATCCTGCTCCGCGGTGCAGGCGCCGTTCTCGTCCGTCTCGTCCCAGTTCTTCATGAACACGCCAATCACGTCATAGCCTGCTTGCTTGAGGAGAAGCGCCGTCACGGACGAATCCACGCCGCCGGACATGCCCACCACCACACGCGTTGCCACGGTCGTTCCCTCCCTTCTCCGCGCTTTCGGGCGATCTTTTGATACAATGATCACCGGCATTCGTTTCACCCTCACAGGGAAAGGCGGGTGATGCGCGGTGTTCGAACTCGATCGATCCGCCATCCTGGAACATCCACGGCTGCGGTTTCTCACCGATCTCGTTCCCGTCCACGAGCATCTGGACAACATTGAAAAGTTTATTCGCATCTGTTTTGAAGAGCAAGGATGGCGCGTGGCACAGGCAGGGCGCGTGGTGGCGCTGCGCGCGACGGACCAGGACAGGCTGTCGAGCGCCTTCAAGGCGAGTCTGTACCTCGGCAAGTACAACGACATGGCGAACCGGGACAGATTCCTTCGTAGCATGGTGGCTGCGGGCCACTCGTACGAGCCCATCCGCGGCGAGACTGTGTTGTTTCTTTTCATCGGCGTGGCCAAGCCGGTGTACGATCACCTCATTACCTACACCGTGGGGCGGCCCACGAGAATTGCTGGCGGGCAGCGGGCGAACGTCCCGTGGGGCTTTGAACTGCCGGTGGAGGCTCGCCATCCGGAGGAGTATGAGGAGGAACTGGAGCGCATTCGTGAGGTCATTCGCTTGGCGAAACAGGAGCGCACCGAGCAAATGCAGGCGGCGCGGGCGAAACTGCCCGTGGGCTACATCATGCCGCCCTTTTTGCTCGAGTTCTCCGAGGAGGCGCTCATCAAGCACGTGTTTCGCCAGCGGCTGTTTGAGCGCGGCGCGCAGGGCGCCACCGTCGAAGTGGTGTCCGACATGCTGAAGGCGTGCCTCGCCATTGACGAGGAGAAGTGGACGTTTCTCATCGATTATCACGGCCCGCACATTCAGCAGTGGCAGAAAGCGATGCGCACGCTTCGCAAGGAGCGCCTCAGCCTTCGCCAGCTCGCGGAGATGGAAAACCTGTCGCCCGAGGAGGCGCTCGACGCAGATCTTTACGATTTGCTCATGGCGACGGTTGGCAAGCTGCCGCCGTCGATGTGGGACAGGATGCGGTAACTATGGAGCGGAAGGGCATCAGGTGATCTCGACCACGGATTCGACCACCCAGATGCCGCCGGGGCCCTGTTTGACGGGCTGATACAGGCGAACCAGGTAGACGCAATCGCGGTGCTTGACGCGCACCACCGCGTGCATGAGCCCGCTGTCCGCGTCGCGGTACTGTTCGACCAACGTGTAGATGTCGTTCATTCGAAACCCCAGATGGCGCGTCCCCACCTCCTGCGCGGTTCGGACGGGGCTTAAGCGCCATAGATTTTGGCCGTGATCGACGGCCTCTTGAATGCGACGGAAGTCCTCGCCTGGAATCGCGACGTGACCCGTGACGACCTCGGGGCATGGCATGACGAGCATCCTCCTTCGCGCGGGGCAACTGTACAGTTCAGCGTATGGCATTCTGACGAACGCCGACACGACGGTCGCCCAACTGCCTTGAAAGGGTGTGAGCAAGCGATGGCAATCGACGGACGTGGTAAAGTCGCAGTGGTGACGGGTGCGTCGAGCGGCATCGGCCGACAGACGGCTCTAGCGCTCGCGCGCGCAGGTTTTGACGTGGCGGTGGGGGCGCGGCGCAAGGAGCGCCTCGCCGATCTCGTCGACGAGATCGCCCGGGAGACGGGGAAGGCCGCGTACGCGGCGGCGCTCGACGTGACGAGCGTGCCAAGTATCGACGCGTTCGTGCAAGGTGTCATCGGGCACTTCGGCGTGGTGCATGTCCTCGTGAACAACGCAGGGAAGGCCTTGGGGCGGGATCCGGTGGAAACCGCGGACGAGGCCGATTGGCAGGAGATGCTCGACACGAACGTGATGGGGCTCATGCGGATGACGAAGCGTTTCCTGCCCCACATCGTGGCCTCCGGCGACGGCCACATCGTCAACCTCGGCTCCATCGCGGGCCACGAGTCGTACGCTGGGGGCAGCGTGTACTGCGCGACGAAGTTCGCGGTCCGGGCCATCACCGAGGCGCTGCGCCACGAGCTGCTGGGCAAGCCGGTGCGCGTGACGTCCATTGATCCGGGCATGGTGGAGACGGAGTTCAGCTTGGTCCGTTTTCACGGCGACGCCGCCGAGGCCGCCAAGGTGTACCAGGGCGTCCGGCCGCTCACGGCGGACGACATCGCGGACTGCATCGTGTTTGCGGTCACGCGGCCGGCGCACGTGAACATCGACGAGATGATTGTGACGTCCATCGATCAAGCGGGCGCCCGCGTGTTCCACCGAAGGGGGACGCCGTCGTGAAGGCACTTCTGATGCAACCGGACGATCTCGCCGCGCGGCTCGGCCAGGACGAGCTCGCCGTCTTTGACTGCCGGTTTCAGCTGTCGGACCCGGAGGCTGGAGAGCGCGCGTATCGGGAGGCGCACATTCCCGGCGCGTACTATCTCCACCTCGACCGGGATCTGTCTTCGCCTCCACGCGAACACGGCGGGCGCCATCCGTTGCCCGATTGGAACCGGTTCGCCGCGCGGCTTTCGGCGTGCGGCGTGCGGCCGCAATCCACTGTGGTGGTCTACGACGCGGGCGAGGGGATGGCGGCGCGGGCGTGGTGGCTGATGCGGCACATCGGGCTTGCGGACGTGCGGATCCTCGATGGTGGGTGGAAGCGATGGACGAGAGAAAACAGGCCGGTGACGCCTGAGGTGCCCGAGTCTCGGCCGGGCGGCGTGGAAGTTCGGCTGCGCGACGGGGAGACGGTCGACGTCGACGAGGTGCGTCGGGGACTGCGCGAGGGAAGCCTCGTGCTCGTCGACGCGCGCAGCCCCGAGCGGTACCGAGGGGATGTGGAACCCATCGATCCGAAAGCCGGGCATATCCCTGGCGCCTTGAACCATCCGTGGGAGCGGGGCCTGAAGGAAGACGGCACGTGGCGTTCGCCCGAAGAGCAGCGCGCTCGCTTTGCAGATCTAGCGAAGTGCGGGAAGCCCATCGCTGTGTACTGCGGATCGGGCGTGACGGCCTGTTCCACGCTCTTCGCGCTTGAACTCGCGGGCATCCCGGCGAAGCTGTATCCGGGGAGCTGGAGCGACTGGGTCTCGTACCCCGAAAATCCCGTCGCCACAGGGGATGAACCGGGGGCGTGGGCGCTATGAGGACGCTTGGCGCCGCGGAGGCGAAGGAGCGTCTTGAGGCGTGGCGCGGCTCCCGGGTGTACGTGCACTTCGAGGTCAATCCGGAGGCGTACCTGCGCAACGCGAGCGCGACGCTCGACGAGGTGGGCATGTTCGGCGACGGGCTGTACCG
This window harbors:
- the mnmA gene encoding tRNA 2-thiouridine(34) synthase MnmA, which translates into the protein MATRVVVGMSGGVDSSVTALLLKQAGYDVIGVFMKNWDETDENGACTAEQDFEDVRRVCEQIGIPYYGVNFEREYEKRVFQHFLEEFKRGRTPNPDVLCNREIKFKELLACALDLGADYLATGHYAQVRREEDGSVALLRGRDKNKDQTYFLHMLTQAPLRRAMFPIGHLTKPEVRQIARDHGLHVAQKKDSTGICFIGERNFRAFLQQYLPAQPGLIEDVDGRVLGEHDGLMYYTIGQRKGLRLGGLPGRDPAPWFVVDKDLARNVLVVAQGHDHPRLYSQALTADTVSFIAERPPAKRFRCTAKFRYRQDDQPVEVEMTGEDTCRVIFDEPQRAITPGQSVVFYDGEVCLGGGIIASREPVDE
- the tkt gene encoding transketolase → MEWEWDMMPFTEVDQLAVNTIRTLSIDAVERANSGHPGLPMGAAPMAYVLWTRFLKHNPANPKWVDRDRFVLSAGHGSMLLYSLLHLSGYDVTLEDLKQFRQWGSKTPGHPEYGHTPGVEATTGPLGQGIAMAVGMAMAERFLAAKFNRDGHNVIDHYTYVLCGDGDLMEGISAEASSLAGHLKLNRLIVLYDSNSISLDGPTDWAFTEDVKKRYEAYGWNVLRVEDGNNLEEIEAAIAKARSFTNAPTLIEVRTIIGYGAPKKQGTASAHGSPLGKEEAQAAKAAYGWHYEEEFYVPDEVRKLFAEVKEKGAKAEAAWNEAFQAYAKAHADLARTFEQAFAGKVDVDFDKVLPEFNEAIATREAFGKVVNAIAPHIPTLLGGSADLSKSNNTMIKDEDHFKAPDYAGKNVFYGVREHAMGAMMNGICLHGGVFPYAGTFLVFVDYLRPAVRLAALMQQPSLFVLTHDSIAVGEDGPTHEPIEQLPSLRAIPGLRVFRPADGTETALAVKYALTHRDKPVALALTRQKVPTLVEVKAHKGDFDRGGYIVFQHEDGSDLALLASGSEVQLVLEAGKRLAQEGVKVRVLSFPSIDVFLEQDASYRESVLPSALRKRLAVEMAHPMSWYQFVGLDGKVLGIDRFGASAPGDVVVREYGFTVDHVYELAKELIGR
- a CDS encoding LysR family transcriptional regulator translates to MERLETKDLELFLAVARNRSISRTADQLYMSQSTVTNRLQRLERDLGCQLFTRTPGGVQLTEEGKRIYPLAERMVDLERRMLEPSKRAVRTLRVMSGRAFVSTDVPKCLHQILQVAEVRLQVRMGMYEDMVEALIGNQVDFCFLGEPIHHPRVRLIEYPPDAIDLVVPRGHRFVHDLPSIGALAEEPFIAFADTTAPFRRRIAMLLAKYNVYPDVRMELDSIDGIKAMVAQGLGISLLPRRTLHDAEAKGCGGHPLVGSALLPAYLPGVSGCH
- a CDS encoding SDR family NAD(P)-dependent oxidoreductase; amino-acid sequence: MAIDGRGKVAVVTGASSGIGRQTALALARAGFDVAVGARRKERLADLVDEIARETGKAAYAAALDVTSVPSIDAFVQGVIGHFGVVHVLVNNAGKALGRDPVETADEADWQEMLDTNVMGLMRMTKRFLPHIVASGDGHIVNLGSIAGHESYAGGSVYCATKFAVRAITEALRHELLGKPVRVTSIDPGMVETEFSLVRFHGDAAEAAKVYQGVRPLTADDIADCIVFAVTRPAHVNIDEMIVTSIDQAGARVFHRRGTPS
- a CDS encoding sulfurtransferase, giving the protein MKALLMQPDDLAARLGQDELAVFDCRFQLSDPEAGERAYREAHIPGAYYLHLDRDLSSPPREHGGRHPLPDWNRFAARLSACGVRPQSTVVVYDAGEGMAARAWWLMRHIGLADVRILDGGWKRWTRENRPVTPEVPESRPGGVEVRLRDGETVDVDEVRRGLREGSLVLVDARSPERYRGDVEPIDPKAGHIPGALNHPWERGLKEDGTWRSPEEQRARFADLAKCGKPIAVYCGSGVTACSTLFALELAGIPAKLYPGSWSDWVSYPENPVATGDEPGAWAL